The Juglans microcarpa x Juglans regia isolate MS1-56 chromosome 8S, Jm3101_v1.0, whole genome shotgun sequence genome has a window encoding:
- the LOC121244301 gene encoding disease resistance protein RPV1-like has product MDKIIQWVDSIVVKSTYQLDIAEYPIGLDSRLNDLNTKLEIGRNDITLMIGIYGTGGIGKTTIAKAVFNSIGCQFEARCFLAYVREKSSPKDGLGQLQEKLLYELLGNFGSLNIGGVGGTNVIKHRLCSKRVLIILDDVNESCQLQKLAGNHNWFGPGSRIVITTRDQHLLTHHQVDSTYEVQGLDDNEAIQLFSLHAFRRDKPVESYVELTKGIIGYAKGLPLALTVLGSDMRGRSIDEWKSALEKYERIPCKNIYEILKISYDGLDDNEKNIFIDIACFFKGNSVEYVTKILGLSSYCGIVRLKEKCLVNIGYHYVGMHDLLQEMGKEIVRQESRKEAGERSRLWSYEDVRHVLEENTVR; this is encoded by the coding sequence ATGGATAAAATCATTCAATGGGTGGACTCAATAGTAGTTAAATCTACATACCAGTTAGACATTGCTGAGTATCCAATTGGACTAGATTCTCGTCTAAATGACTTGAATACTAAGTTAGAAATTGGAAGGAATGACATTACTCTCATGATAGGGATTTATGGAACTGGTGGAATTGGTAAAACAACTATCGCCAAAGCAGTCTTTAACTCAATTGGATGTCAATTTGAAGCTAGATGTTTTCTAGCATATGTTAGAGAGAAATCGAGTCCGAAGGACGGTCTAGGGCAACTGCAAGAGAAACTTCTTTATGAGCTCTTAGGAAACTTTGGAAGTTTGAATATTGGCGGTGTTGGAGGTACTAATGTTATAAAGCATAGGCTCTGCTCTAAAAGGGTACTTATAATTCTTGATGATGTGAATGAGTCATGCCAATTACAAAAACTAGCTGGAAATCATAATTGGTTCGGTCCAGGAAGTAGAATAGTAATAACAACAAGAGATCAACATCTATTAACTCATCATCAAGTTGATTCAACATACGAAGTGCAGGGATTGGACGACAACGAAGCTATTCAACTATTTAGTTTGCATGCATTTCGAAGAGACAAGCCAGTTGAAAGTTATGTAGAACTCACAAAAGGTATAATAGGTTATGCTAAGGGCCTTCCACTAGCTCTTACAGTGCTTGGTTCAGATATGCGTGGTAGAAGTATAGATGAATGGAAAAGTGCATTGGAAAAGTATGAAAGAATTCCTTGcaagaatatttatgaaattcttaaaataagcTATGACGGGCTGgatgataatgaaaaaaatatttttattgacaTTGCATGTTTCTTCAAGGGGAATTCTGTTGAATATGTCACGAAAATACTAGGTCTTTCATCATATTGTGGCATTGTAAGGCTTAAAGAAAAGTGTCTCGTCAATATTGGTTATCATTATGTGGGGATGCATGACTTATTGCAAGAAATGGGTAAAGAAATTGTTCGACAAGAATCGCGTAAAGAAGCTGGAGAACGTAGTAGATTGTGGTCTTATGAAGATGTTCGTCATGTATTAGAAGAAAATACTGTAAGATGA